In Synechococcus sp. KORDI-52, one genomic interval encodes:
- a CDS encoding cyclic nucleotide-binding domain-containing protein, with the protein MPSFSLFDHASTALLEWIKSAGSSRTLAGGSTLIREGKASECLFVLLNGSLTVTTTNRQELQDQLATLSPGSLVGEMSWLEQRPAVATVTAPEDSTVLELPVRQLERFVEDSPALAAELNQLIAQKLAVQIQEQNAWVHRLTNATAPVEALRKVLVLFAQLHEQDVHRLALLGQVEKLLPDTVLLHQGEPVPALYLVLSGEAEILLNLSGTTQMVGSSRRGELLGEMSLLQRKQDGAAASVHTAAGMDVLAIDIQQLQAALAQDPKLASRFYRGLACMLSQRSRDQLLSHQRAAASQQAELDAIDRLDLGELAAISRGARHFDWLCRHFQTGEAVSA; encoded by the coding sequence ATGCCGTCATTCAGCCTTTTTGACCATGCCAGTACAGCACTGCTGGAGTGGATCAAGAGCGCTGGCAGCTCCAGAACCTTGGCAGGCGGCAGCACGCTGATCCGGGAAGGTAAAGCCAGTGAATGCTTGTTCGTTCTCCTCAACGGGAGCCTCACGGTCACCACCACCAACCGCCAAGAGCTTCAAGACCAGCTGGCGACCCTGAGCCCCGGCAGTCTGGTGGGGGAAATGAGCTGGCTGGAGCAACGTCCCGCCGTGGCCACCGTCACCGCTCCTGAGGACAGCACCGTGCTGGAGCTCCCGGTGCGACAGCTGGAGCGCTTCGTGGAGGACTCTCCGGCCCTGGCCGCCGAGCTGAATCAGCTGATCGCTCAGAAACTGGCCGTTCAGATTCAAGAGCAGAACGCCTGGGTTCATCGGCTGACCAACGCAACTGCCCCGGTGGAAGCCCTGCGCAAAGTGTTGGTGTTGTTTGCCCAGCTCCACGAACAGGATGTGCATCGCCTGGCGCTACTCGGGCAGGTAGAGAAGCTCTTGCCTGACACTGTGCTGCTGCATCAGGGCGAGCCTGTCCCAGCTCTGTATCTGGTGCTCAGCGGTGAAGCGGAGATCCTGCTCAACCTCAGCGGAACGACACAGATGGTGGGCAGCTCCAGACGCGGCGAGTTGCTGGGCGAGATGAGTCTGCTGCAGAGGAAGCAAGACGGCGCCGCGGCCAGCGTCCACACCGCTGCAGGCATGGATGTGCTCGCCATCGACATCCAGCAGCTCCAAGCCGCTTTGGCGCAGGATCCCAAGTTGGCGTCTCGCTTTTACCGAGGCCTGGCCTGCATGTTGTCCCAACGCAGCAGGGATCAACTATTGAGTCATCAACGCGCCGCGGCCAGCCAGCAGGCCGAATTGGATGCCATCGATCGACTTGATCTCGGCGAGCTAGCGGCCATCAGCAGGGGCGCGCGCCACTTTGATTGGCTCTGCCGACACTTTCAAACGGGCGAGGCCGTTTCAGCATGA
- a CDS encoding FAD-binding oxidoreductase, with amino-acid sequence MTPSDHPATLVLGGGLMGLAVAHQLARRGENVQVISRRRSEAAGFVAAGMLAPHAEGLSGPLLQLGQLSLGRVSSWVAQIEADSGLPCGLRTTGIVVPFRSEDERDQYPTAAFGEPLNRAQLLQELPGLAPSWTAGLLFAQDGQIDNRRQLMRALESACVDRGVHFQEGVEVLDLLRDQNSRLKGVRTCDSEGHETSLMCSTAVLCSGAWSGQLLPELPVFPVKGQMLSLQTPRGALRRVIFGPGTYLVPREDGLVVVGATSERDAGFSEGLTPQGQTTLKQGIAALLPEAIHWPPMERWWGFRPCTPDEGPLLGACAIQGLWLACGHHRNGVLMASATSELIADLASGGTPRSDLAALLPSFSWDRWL; translated from the coding sequence ATGACCCCTTCAGACCATCCAGCAACGCTTGTGCTGGGGGGTGGCTTGATGGGCCTGGCCGTGGCCCACCAGCTGGCCCGTCGCGGCGAAAATGTACAGGTGATCAGCCGCCGCCGCAGTGAAGCAGCAGGCTTTGTAGCGGCCGGAATGCTGGCACCCCATGCGGAAGGGCTAAGTGGGCCGTTACTGCAGCTCGGACAGTTAAGTCTCGGCCGGGTCTCCAGTTGGGTGGCGCAAATCGAAGCCGACAGTGGCCTGCCCTGCGGCCTGCGCACCACCGGCATCGTGGTGCCGTTCCGCAGCGAAGACGAACGGGATCAGTACCCCACGGCTGCCTTCGGAGAACCCCTCAACCGCGCGCAACTGCTGCAGGAGCTGCCGGGCCTGGCACCGTCCTGGACGGCGGGACTGCTCTTCGCCCAGGACGGACAGATCGACAACCGCCGCCAGTTGATGCGCGCCCTGGAAAGCGCCTGTGTGGACCGGGGGGTGCACTTCCAGGAAGGGGTAGAAGTGCTGGACCTGCTGCGCGACCAAAACAGCCGCCTGAAAGGGGTCCGCACCTGCGACTCCGAAGGGCATGAGACAAGCCTGATGTGCAGCACAGCCGTGCTCTGCAGCGGTGCATGGAGTGGCCAACTCCTGCCGGAACTGCCGGTGTTTCCCGTGAAAGGCCAGATGCTTTCGCTGCAAACGCCCCGGGGGGCTCTACGGCGGGTGATCTTCGGGCCAGGCACCTATCTGGTACCACGGGAAGATGGCCTCGTGGTGGTAGGAGCCACCTCCGAACGCGATGCCGGGTTCAGCGAAGGGCTCACGCCCCAGGGTCAGACCACCCTGAAACAGGGCATCGCCGCCTTGTTGCCAGAGGCCATCCACTGGCCACCGATGGAGCGCTGGTGGGGCTTCCGACCCTGCACCCCGGACGAGGGTCCTCTCCTGGGCGCCTGCGCAATCCAAGGGCTCTGGCTGGCCTGTGGGCATCACCGCAACGGCGTGCTGATGGCCAGTGCCACTTCAGAACTGATCGCGGATTTGGCCAGTGGAGGCACACCCCGAAGCGATCTCGCGGCCTTGCTGCCCAGCTTCAGCTGGGATCGGTGGCTGTAA
- a CDS encoding cyclic nucleotide-binding domain-containing protein — MPTLLQTHQKLLNPERLHPEPQSVLIEQGEIANSLMLVHKGRLAIEIHQNGHAARTIAEVGAGAVLGEMALLGEGEPRHGARVRVLDAGTEILRFSRDALHSAIIFDAELAAEMLLVSSERCRGSNQMINLLLDGIDATARGDASALADICTTLRNGPDSMGEAAAQLEQLLTLAAQPRPES; from the coding sequence TTGCCGACTCTGCTCCAGACCCATCAAAAGCTGCTCAATCCTGAACGTCTCCACCCGGAGCCTCAATCCGTTCTGATTGAGCAGGGTGAGATCGCCAACTCCTTGATGCTGGTGCACAAGGGCCGCCTCGCCATCGAAATTCATCAAAACGGCCATGCCGCCCGAACCATTGCCGAGGTGGGGGCAGGGGCCGTCCTGGGGGAAATGGCGCTGCTCGGAGAAGGGGAGCCCCGCCATGGCGCGCGGGTGCGGGTGCTGGATGCCGGTACAGAAATCCTGCGCTTCTCGCGAGACGCGCTCCACAGCGCCATCATTTTCGATGCTGAATTGGCTGCCGAGATGCTGCTGGTGAGCAGTGAACGCTGCCGCGGCAGCAATCAGATGATCAACCTGTTGCTGGACGGCATTGACGCCACGGCCCGCGGTGATGCCTCTGCACTGGCGGACATCTGCACCACCCTTCGCAATGGGCCTGACAGCATGGGTGAAGCGGCGGCTCAGCTGGAGCAGCTGCTGACGCTCGCAGCGCAACCACGTCCGGAGAGTTGA
- the gatB gene encoding Asp-tRNA(Asn)/Glu-tRNA(Gln) amidotransferase subunit GatB has translation MADAATQPAWEAVIGLETHVQLGTDSKIFTSASTTFGDDPNTHIDPVVCGLPGTLPVLNQKVLEYAVKAAMALNLNIAEHSKFDRKQYFYPDLPKNYQISQYDQPIAEEGWIEVEVAEKGKDTYLKTIGIERLHMEEDAGKLVHAGSDRLAGSTHSLVDYNRAGVALAEIVSKPDLRTGREAAEYASEIRRIMRYLGVSDGNMQEGSLRCDVNISVRRGPDAPFGTKVEIKNMNSFSAIQRACEYEIKRQIKAYETGEPIVQETRLWDEGKQLTKSMRSKEGASDYRYFPDPDLGPIEVSADQRESWRAELPELPAAKRHRYADDLGLSQYDARVLTDERPMADYFEAAVNAGADPKLAANWITGDIAAHVNSNRFSYTELPFRPEQLAEMVQLIDGAKISGKIAKEILPELLEKGGSPKAIVDERGLGMISDPAAIEAIVDELLGAHPDEVEAFRGGKTKLQGFFVGQLMKKTGGKADPKLANQILSKKLKG, from the coding sequence ATGGCCGACGCAGCAACCCAACCGGCCTGGGAGGCCGTGATCGGTCTTGAGACCCACGTGCAGCTGGGAACGGACAGCAAAATTTTCACTTCGGCGTCGACCACCTTCGGCGATGATCCCAACACTCACATTGATCCAGTGGTGTGCGGTTTGCCCGGCACGTTGCCGGTGTTGAACCAGAAGGTGCTCGAATATGCGGTGAAAGCCGCGATGGCCCTGAATCTCAACATCGCCGAACACAGCAAGTTCGACCGCAAGCAGTACTTCTACCCCGATCTTCCGAAGAACTATCAAATCTCTCAGTACGACCAGCCGATCGCTGAGGAGGGATGGATTGAGGTGGAGGTCGCTGAAAAGGGAAAAGACACTTACCTGAAGACCATCGGCATCGAGCGTCTGCACATGGAGGAAGATGCCGGCAAGTTGGTGCACGCCGGTAGCGACCGCCTGGCGGGATCCACCCATTCCCTGGTGGATTACAACCGTGCCGGTGTGGCCTTGGCGGAGATCGTCAGCAAGCCGGACCTGCGCACCGGTCGCGAGGCCGCGGAATATGCTTCGGAGATTCGCAGGATCATGCGTTACCTGGGTGTGAGCGACGGCAACATGCAGGAGGGATCCCTGCGTTGCGACGTCAACATCTCCGTGCGACGGGGGCCGGATGCGCCCTTCGGCACCAAGGTGGAGATCAAGAACATGAACTCCTTCTCGGCCATTCAAAGGGCCTGCGAGTACGAGATCAAGCGTCAGATCAAGGCTTACGAGACCGGTGAGCCGATCGTTCAGGAGACCCGCCTCTGGGACGAGGGCAAGCAGCTCACCAAGAGCATGCGAAGCAAGGAGGGGGCAAGCGATTACCGCTACTTCCCGGACCCCGACCTGGGCCCGATTGAGGTGAGTGCGGATCAGCGGGAATCCTGGCGCGCTGAATTGCCTGAGCTGCCAGCAGCGAAGCGGCATCGTTACGCCGATGATCTGGGGTTGTCTCAATACGACGCACGGGTGCTCACCGATGAGCGGCCGATGGCGGATTACTTCGAGGCTGCGGTGAATGCTGGCGCTGATCCCAAGCTTGCGGCGAACTGGATCACCGGCGACATTGCTGCCCATGTGAACAGCAATCGGTTCAGCTACACCGAACTGCCGTTCCGCCCTGAGCAGCTGGCCGAGATGGTGCAACTGATCGATGGCGCCAAGATCAGCGGCAAAATCGCCAAAGAGATCCTGCCAGAGCTACTTGAAAAAGGCGGCTCACCCAAGGCAATCGTCGATGAGCGCGGGCTCGGCATGATCAGTGATCCGGCGGCGATCGAGGCGATCGTCGATGAGCTGTTGGGAGCCCATCCCGATGAGGTGGAGGCGTTTCGTGGGGGCAAGACCAAGCTGCAGGGCTTCTTTGTCGGCCAGTTGATGAAGAAGACCGGTGGTAAGGCCGACCCCAAACTGGCCAATCAAATTCTGAGCAAGAAACTCAAGGGTTGA
- a CDS encoding 2OG-Fe(II) oxygenase: protein MSRAAAIPDDWKEWLLQNRDRGCDPETLIQRALDKGFQRDAIAAVLQSSSHGPATHGPSTPDWLGWFEAPLTRPEHRPRAWRLDTSRAQVYELPALLSHQECEQVIDAINAALQPSTVTRGSSDYRTSRTCHLRHNHPQLAASLDRRFAALFGVDPRLSEPIQGQRYDPGEYFKEHTDWFAPGTEEYATHTDSGGQRTWTLMVYLNAVERGGETLFRRLGRSFTPVPGMALAWNNLQADGTPNPFTLHEALPVDGGHKWVITKWFRADFGRNG from the coding sequence ATGAGCAGAGCGGCAGCCATTCCCGACGACTGGAAGGAGTGGCTGCTGCAGAACCGGGATCGTGGTTGTGATCCTGAGACCCTGATTCAAAGGGCTCTCGACAAGGGATTTCAGCGCGACGCGATTGCGGCCGTTCTCCAGTCCTCATCCCATGGGCCGGCGACCCACGGCCCATCCACGCCGGACTGGCTCGGCTGGTTTGAGGCTCCCCTCACACGCCCGGAACATCGCCCTCGCGCCTGGAGGTTGGATACCTCACGAGCCCAGGTGTACGAGCTGCCGGCACTGCTCAGCCACCAGGAATGCGAGCAAGTCATCGACGCCATCAATGCCGCACTGCAGCCTTCGACCGTGACCCGGGGCAGCAGCGATTACCGCACCAGCCGCACCTGTCATCTGCGCCACAACCATCCACAACTTGCTGCGAGCCTTGATCGGCGCTTTGCGGCGCTGTTTGGTGTGGATCCGCGATTGTCGGAACCCATCCAGGGGCAGCGTTACGACCCAGGCGAGTACTTCAAGGAGCACACGGACTGGTTTGCGCCTGGGACGGAGGAATATGCAACCCACACCGATAGCGGTGGGCAACGCACGTGGACGCTGATGGTCTATCTCAACGCCGTTGAGCGGGGTGGAGAGACGCTGTTTCGTCGCCTCGGTCGTTCCTTCACTCCAGTGCCTGGCATGGCATTGGCCTGGAACAACCTCCAGGCCGATGGAACCCCCAACCCCTTCACCCTGCATGAGGCCCTGCCGGTGGATGGGGGTCACAAATGGGTGATCACCAAGTGGTTTCGCGCCGACTTCGGCCGTAACGGTTGA
- a CDS encoding transcriptional regulator has translation MAPKRALNLARDTAIRMNGGLGKYRPGRCMYQGIANNPCLAQRDASGFIFHFPGGQPGWQESGTPPTQVTVLRVSPDGRAITQTIHNGPLSQYSAPTQQR, from the coding sequence ATGGCACCTAAACGCGCACTCAACTTGGCTCGCGATACAGCAATCCGCATGAATGGCGGGCTAGGGAAATATCGACCAGGTCGCTGCATGTACCAGGGAATCGCCAACAATCCATGCCTTGCCCAGCGTGATGCCTCTGGATTCATCTTTCACTTCCCAGGCGGACAACCCGGCTGGCAGGAATCCGGGACGCCACCAACACAAGTGACGGTGCTGCGCGTTTCCCCCGATGGACGCGCGATCACGCAAACCATTCACAACGGCCCCCTCTCCCAGTACTCAGCCCCGACACAGCAGCGTTGA
- the coaE gene encoding dephospho-CoA kinase (Dephospho-CoA kinase (CoaE) performs the final step in coenzyme A biosynthesis.), giving the protein MAPGEPFSQRRIGLTGGIASGKSSVGRWLAQQGLPVLDADQFAREALGPGRQATNTVLQRYGSTVQADGGAAIDRAALGRIVFHNPDELRWLEQLVHPIVRKRFDQALTLLAQKPAVVLMIPLLFEAGLESLCSEIWLVDCDEDQQLARLIARDGLSPEAAQARIAAQWPLSRKRGLADHVIANQGQPGHWQHQISTLLKAGAAAEL; this is encoded by the coding sequence ATGGCGCCTGGCGAGCCGTTCTCGCAACGACGCATCGGACTCACAGGCGGGATTGCCAGCGGCAAAAGCAGCGTTGGCCGTTGGTTGGCGCAACAAGGGCTCCCGGTGTTGGATGCGGACCAATTCGCCCGAGAGGCCCTCGGGCCAGGTCGCCAGGCCACGAACACCGTGCTGCAGCGCTATGGATCCACGGTCCAGGCCGATGGAGGCGCTGCCATCGACAGAGCAGCCCTGGGCCGCATCGTGTTCCACAACCCCGATGAATTGCGGTGGCTCGAGCAACTGGTTCACCCGATCGTGCGGAAGCGCTTCGATCAAGCGCTCACCCTCCTTGCCCAAAAACCAGCCGTTGTGCTGATGATTCCGCTTTTGTTTGAAGCGGGTTTGGAATCGCTGTGCAGCGAAATCTGGCTGGTCGACTGCGACGAAGACCAGCAACTCGCGCGGTTGATCGCACGCGACGGCCTGAGCCCTGAAGCCGCTCAAGCCCGCATTGCCGCCCAATGGCCCCTGAGCCGCAAACGCGGTTTAGCGGATCACGTCATTGCCAATCAAGGCCAACCAGGACATTGGCAACACCAGATCAGCACGCTCCTGAAGGCAGGCGCCGCAGCCGAGCTGTGA
- the argJ gene encoding bifunctional glutamate N-acetyltransferase/amino-acid acetyltransferase ArgJ, which yields MASSWQPIQGGVTAPNGFQAAGIAAGLKPSGKPDLALLLAPEAAVCAGTFTTSVVRAACVDLCRERLVSNGGLARAVLINSGQANACTGDRGLIDSQRATQLLADQLGVDAESVLICSTGVIGVPIPMTTLLAGLAPLVEALDDVGADAAANAILTTDLVDKQVALELELEGRRVCIGGMAKGSGMIHPDMATMLGFFSCDAGVDPTAWQGMVQRAVQRSFNAITVDGDTSTNDTVLAFAAGPPLAEEHHAVLEQGLTKAMQQLAQAIARDGEGATCLLEVHVEGAVDELAALQVARTVCGSSLVKTAVHGRDPNWGRIVAAAGRSGVSFDPDAVALWIGSHQLMAAGQPLAFDRDAASDVLRQEHVSIRLSLGDGSGTGQAWGCDLSDQYVRINADYTT from the coding sequence ATGGCTTCTTCTTGGCAACCGATCCAGGGCGGTGTGACGGCACCGAATGGGTTCCAGGCGGCAGGCATCGCCGCTGGTCTGAAGCCCTCGGGCAAGCCTGATCTGGCGCTATTGTTGGCACCGGAAGCAGCCGTTTGTGCTGGCACCTTCACCACCTCGGTGGTGCGTGCGGCCTGTGTTGACCTCTGCCGTGAACGCCTTGTCAGCAATGGTGGTCTGGCCCGTGCTGTGTTGATCAATTCCGGCCAGGCCAATGCCTGCACCGGCGATCGAGGTTTGATCGACAGCCAGCGCGCCACTCAGCTGCTCGCCGACCAGCTCGGCGTGGATGCGGAGTCGGTGTTGATCTGCTCCACGGGCGTGATCGGTGTGCCGATTCCGATGACGACCTTGTTGGCCGGGTTGGCACCCTTGGTGGAAGCCTTGGACGACGTGGGCGCTGATGCCGCGGCCAACGCCATCCTCACCACCGATCTGGTGGACAAGCAGGTGGCGCTTGAACTGGAGCTGGAGGGGCGCCGGGTTTGCATTGGAGGCATGGCCAAAGGCTCGGGAATGATTCATCCCGACATGGCCACGATGCTGGGCTTCTTCAGTTGCGATGCGGGCGTTGACCCGACTGCCTGGCAGGGGATGGTGCAGCGCGCGGTGCAGCGTTCTTTCAATGCCATCACCGTTGACGGGGACACAAGCACCAACGACACCGTGCTGGCCTTTGCAGCAGGCCCACCGCTGGCCGAAGAGCACCATGCCGTTCTTGAACAGGGTCTGACCAAGGCGATGCAGCAGCTCGCTCAGGCCATTGCCCGGGATGGAGAAGGGGCGACCTGCCTGCTTGAGGTGCACGTGGAGGGTGCTGTTGACGAACTTGCAGCCTTGCAAGTGGCGCGAACGGTTTGCGGCTCGTCTTTGGTGAAAACCGCCGTTCATGGCCGGGATCCGAATTGGGGGCGGATCGTGGCAGCAGCAGGCCGTTCTGGCGTGTCTTTCGATCCGGATGCAGTGGCCCTGTGGATTGGGTCACATCAGTTGATGGCTGCCGGACAACCCTTGGCCTTTGATCGTGATGCAGCCAGCGACGTCTTGCGGCAGGAGCACGTCTCCATACGCCTCTCGTTGGGTGATGGCTCCGGTACTGGCCAGGCCTGGGGATGTGACCTCTCGGATCAATATGTGCGCATCAACGCCGACTACACCACGTAA